A section of the Mycobacterium sp. 3519A genome encodes:
- a CDS encoding SDR family oxidoreductase produces MGQFDEKVAIVTGAGGGIGQAYAEALAREGAAVVVADINTEGAQKVADGIKGEGGNALAVHVDVSDPESAKEMAAQTLSEFGGIDYLVNNAAIFGGMKLDFLITVDWDYYKKFMSVNMDGALVCTRAVYRKMAKRGGGAIVNQSSTAAWLYSNFYGLAKVGINGLTQQLATELGGQNIRVNAIAPGPIDTEANRTTTPQEMVADIVKGIPLSRMGQPEDLVGMCLFLLSDQAKWITGQIFNVDGGQIIR; encoded by the coding sequence ATGGGACAGTTCGACGAAAAGGTCGCGATCGTCACCGGCGCCGGTGGCGGAATCGGCCAGGCCTACGCCGAGGCGCTGGCCCGCGAAGGCGCCGCGGTGGTGGTGGCCGATATCAACACCGAAGGCGCGCAGAAGGTCGCCGACGGGATCAAGGGCGAGGGCGGCAACGCGCTCGCGGTCCACGTGGACGTGTCCGATCCCGAGTCCGCGAAAGAGATGGCCGCGCAGACGCTGTCGGAGTTCGGCGGTATCGACTACCTGGTCAACAACGCCGCGATTTTCGGCGGCATGAAGCTGGACTTCCTGATCACCGTCGACTGGGACTACTACAAGAAGTTCATGAGCGTGAACATGGACGGCGCCCTCGTCTGCACCCGCGCGGTGTACCGCAAGATGGCCAAGCGCGGGGGCGGCGCGATCGTCAACCAGTCGTCCACCGCGGCGTGGCTGTACTCGAACTTCTACGGTCTGGCGAAGGTCGGCATCAACGGCCTGACCCAACAACTGGCCACCGAACTGGGCGGCCAGAACATCCGCGTCAACGCGATCGCGCCGGGCCCCATCGACACCGAGGCCAACCGCACCACCACTCCGCAGGAGATGGTCGCCGACATCGTGAAGGGAATCCCGTTGTCGCGCATGGGCCAACCCGAAGACCTGGTCGGCATGTGCCTGTTCCTGCTCTCGGATCAGGCCAAGTGGATCACCGGCCAGATCTTCAACGTCGACGGCGGACAGATCATCCGCTGA
- a CDS encoding NAD(P)-dependent oxidoreductase — translation MSDLKLGYIGLGNQGAPMAKRLVEWPGGLIVFDVRTEAMTPLAELGATLADSVADIANADVISVTVLNDEQVRDVVGQLAEHAKPGTVIAIHSTIAADTAAELAKQLHVKGIHIVDAPVSGGDRAAKKGELAVMVGASDEAFALVKEPFSQWASLIVHAGEPGAGTRMKLARNMLHFISFAAACEALKLADAAGINPQDLGNVVRHSDKQSGGAGMIMFRDDAKPLAQDHFLFKPFTHTRDLGEKDLKLALALGDSLHVDLPLAELALKNLAAGLGVPHTEE, via the coding sequence ATGAGCGATCTCAAGCTCGGGTACATCGGCCTCGGCAACCAGGGCGCGCCGATGGCGAAACGACTGGTCGAATGGCCAGGCGGCCTGATCGTCTTCGACGTCCGCACTGAAGCGATGACCCCGCTGGCCGAACTGGGCGCCACGCTTGCGGACAGCGTCGCCGACATCGCCAACGCCGACGTCATCAGCGTCACGGTGCTCAACGACGAGCAGGTGCGTGATGTGGTGGGGCAGCTCGCCGAGCACGCCAAGCCCGGCACCGTCATCGCGATCCACTCGACGATCGCCGCCGACACCGCGGCAGAGCTGGCAAAGCAGTTGCATGTCAAGGGTATTCACATCGTCGATGCACCGGTCAGTGGAGGTGACCGTGCGGCCAAGAAGGGAGAACTGGCCGTCATGGTCGGCGCAAGCGATGAGGCGTTCGCGCTCGTCAAAGAGCCGTTCTCGCAATGGGCATCGCTCATCGTGCATGCCGGTGAGCCAGGCGCGGGCACGCGCATGAAGTTGGCCCGCAACATGCTGCATTTCATCTCCTTCGCGGCCGCGTGTGAGGCGTTGAAACTCGCCGACGCCGCAGGTATCAACCCACAGGACCTCGGAAACGTGGTCCGTCACAGTGACAAGCAGAGCGGCGGCGCCGGAATGATCATGTTCCGCGACGATGCAAAACCCCTCGCCCAGGATCACTTCCTGTTCAAGCCCTTCACGCACACCCGCGATCTGGGCGAGAAGGATCTGAAGCTCGCTCTTGCACTGGGCGACTCGTTGCACGTCGATCTGCCGCTCGCCGAGTTGGCCCTGAAGAATCTGGCCGCCGGACTCGGCGTGCCGCACACAGAGGAGTAG